The proteins below come from a single Halostagnicola larsenii XH-48 genomic window:
- a CDS encoding M42 family metallopeptidase has product MDGEPLDMQALTELTETSAVPGYEDRVRDYVVDALEDSVDRVRTDAMGNVVGTLEGESDYSVAVAAHMDEVGFMVSHVRGSDDGFGFLELDALGGWDARVLKAQRVTIHAEDGDIPGIIGSPPPHTLDDETREKTPEVDDIYVDTGLRTDDLEDRVSVGDLVTMEQTTKRVGETVTGKALDDRVCLFAALEAARRIDDPTATIHFCATVQEEVGLRGARALGVDVDPDLAIALDVTVANDVPGFSAGEHVTELGEGAAIKLKDSSVITNPKVHRRLRDVADEEGIDYQYEILPAGGTDTGGFQFSAGAKPVGAISIPTRYLHTVTETAHVEDITSTIELLTAFLESEDGTYDYTL; this is encoded by the coding sequence ATGGACGGGGAACCACTCGACATGCAAGCGCTCACGGAGCTCACGGAAACGAGCGCCGTTCCGGGATACGAAGACAGGGTCCGAGACTACGTTGTCGACGCGCTCGAGGACAGCGTCGACCGCGTTCGGACGGACGCGATGGGGAACGTCGTCGGCACGCTCGAGGGCGAATCGGACTACTCGGTCGCCGTCGCCGCCCACATGGACGAGGTCGGATTCATGGTCAGCCACGTTCGTGGCAGCGACGACGGCTTCGGCTTTCTCGAACTCGACGCTCTCGGTGGGTGGGACGCCCGCGTTCTCAAGGCACAGCGCGTCACGATTCACGCCGAGGACGGCGATATTCCGGGCATCATCGGCTCGCCGCCGCCACACACCCTTGACGACGAGACGCGGGAGAAGACGCCCGAGGTCGACGATATCTACGTCGACACCGGCCTCCGAACCGACGACCTCGAGGACCGCGTTTCCGTCGGCGATCTGGTTACGATGGAACAGACGACCAAACGCGTCGGCGAGACGGTGACGGGGAAGGCTCTCGACGACCGCGTCTGCCTGTTCGCCGCTCTCGAGGCGGCACGCCGGATAGACGATCCGACGGCGACGATTCACTTCTGTGCGACCGTTCAGGAGGAGGTCGGCCTTCGAGGTGCCCGCGCGCTCGGGGTCGACGTCGATCCGGATCTGGCGATCGCGCTCGACGTCACCGTCGCGAACGACGTTCCCGGCTTTTCCGCGGGCGAGCACGTGACCGAACTCGGCGAAGGGGCCGCGATCAAACTCAAGGACTCGAGCGTGATCACGAACCCGAAGGTCCACCGGCGGCTACGGGACGTAGCGGACGAAGAGGGGATCGACTACCAGTACGAAATCCTTCCCGCGGGCGGCACCGACACCGGCGGGTTCCAGTTCAGCGCCGGGGCGAAGCCGGTCGGTGCGATCTCGATTCCGACGCGGTATCTTCACACCGTCACGGAGACGGCCCACGTCGAAGACATCACCTCGACGATCGAGCTATTAACAGCGTTTCTCGAGAGCGAAGACGGAACGTACGACTATACGCTCTGA